DNA from Anaerotignum faecicola:
AAATATAACAAAAAAGTCATCGAACGTATACAACGGCTTAAAAGCGAAGGATTTATATTTGCTCTTGATGATTACACAGGAGAAGACATACCGGCAGAAGTTATGGACTGCGTTGATATTATTAAGGTTGACTTTATGCTTACGGATATAAAATCGGCAGGGACGATTGCAAAGGAATACAAACATAGGAAAACTCTTTTGGCTGAAAAAGTTGAAACGGAAAAAGAAGTACGTTTAGCTAAAGAAATGGGATATACGCTTTTTCAAGGATACTACTTTTCCAAACCTGTCATACACACCAGCAAAACTTATGATATATCAAGTTCGACATATATGCGCCTTTGGCAATATATTTCCTGCCCGTCCCCTGATTTCGACACATTGGCGCATATAGTCGAAACTGATTCCAATGCGGCGTATCAGCTTATATGTAAAATAAATACAATAAAGTATATTACAAAAAACAGGATAAAATCAGTTAAAAACGCGCTCCTTTTTTTGGGTACGGACGAAATAAAAAAGTGGATTATGCTTATACTTTTAAAGGATATGACCGACAATTCAAATGATGAAAAAATCCGTCAATCATATGTAAGGGCCGTTTTTGCGGAAAAAACCGTAAACGCCATAGGAATGGGGGAGTATTCCCAGCCGGCATATATGGCGGGGCTTTTCTCGATGATGGATCATATTTCAAAAGAAACTATAAACGGCATACTTGCAAAAGACGCTTCTTACAAAGAAACGGCAAAAGCGCTCCGCGGTGAGGACAGCCCCATAAATGAAATACTTCTTCTTATAACCGATTATGAGGAAGGATGCGCCGACGGGATAGAGGCTTTTGAGAAATCGCATGGGATGAACGACGGCGATGTTACGCTGCTTTATATTGAAGCCGTTAAAGATGCCGACAATACGTTTTGCGGCTGATTTATTTCGGCGGATTGGGGAGTTTTTAAAAATTGAATTGACGGCAAAACGGCGGCGGAAATATCGGCCGCCATTTTTTATATAAAAATTTTACAGTTTTATAAGGGCGATATCCTATGCAGGATGTAAGCGCATTTGAAGGAGTATGAAGAACGTTTGCCTTGGTACGGAATCAGATTTATTATAGGGATTTAATACACTGCCTTATTGACGAATTTTTACAGGCTCAAAATAGAAACAACAATGCATTAACCAAGAGCTTTGTGAATGGCTTGGAAGATTAAGCGGCAGTATGACGCCCTTTCGGATTTTACGGAAAACAGCGGCATAGTTTAAAGGTATCGAAGATTCAGAAAAAATGCGGGAAAAGCAAATTTTTATACGGAAACTTAAGGACATGGATGAAATAATATAAAGAAATAATTGGCATTGTATTATTATTTTTGGCTAAAGGCCGATATATATTTTAGAAAATAAAATTTGATCATTTTTGAAGGGCTTGTTTCCGAACATAAAATATAACGCTTTTAACCGGCAAAGCCTTGGATCCGGGCAGGCCGATTAAAATATAAACTTATTTTTCAGGCGGGGAGAAGGATTGCCCCGTTGTAATTCAA
Protein-coding regions in this window:
- a CDS encoding EAL domain-containing protein, with product MAAYIARQPILDSKNKTVAYELLYRNGAENKFNGDLDGNMATKRLVHNIMINFGLENITNGKKAFINFTRDLLFSPLPQLLEPSKVTIELLESIKYNKKVIERIQRLKSEGFIFALDDYTGEDIPAEVMDCVDIIKVDFMLTDIKSAGTIAKEYKHRKTLLAEKVETEKEVRLAKEMGYTLFQGYYFSKPVIHTSKTYDISSSTYMRLWQYISCPSPDFDTLAHIVETDSNAAYQLICKINTIKYITKNRIKSVKNALLFLGTDEIKKWIMLILLKDMTDNSNDEKIRQSYVRAVFAEKTVNAIGMGEYSQPAYMAGLFSMMDHISKETINGILAKDASYKETAKALRGEDSPINEILLLITDYEEGCADGIEAFEKSHGMNDGDVTLLYIEAVKDADNTFCG